A stretch of the Culicoides brevitarsis isolate CSIRO-B50_1 unplaced genomic scaffold, AGI_CSIRO_Cbre_v1 contig_55, whole genome shotgun sequence genome encodes the following:
- the LOC134836536 gene encoding pair-rule protein odd-paired-like, translated as MMMNPFMDTSSNSSHHHLASYGLKMSPNSTLETSQADINGMITPSMSTNMSSTDANEITNSTGSQHNTYQNNNVGPGYATHHLSSSHMNHINTQIGAYSRDFLLRRENDYLSASAASQPGSETMLFHPHSHHSMHENLQHHPSATLSNSHFQHHQMRMGMDYTHPYQAAYPSVHHHNLANIPVNHGGSGAFFRYMRHHPTQVKQEMQCLWVDSEQPLISNVNRKPCNKIFNSMQEIVTHLTVDHVGGPECTTHACFWLGCTRNGRPFKAKYKLVNHIRVHTGEKPFPCPFPACGKVFARSENLKIHKRTHT; from the coding sequence atgatgatgaatccGTTTATGGATACCTCTTCAAATTCATCACATCACCATCTAGCATCATATGGTCTTAAAATGTCACCGAACTCTACCTTGGAAACTAGTCAAGCAGATATAAATGGAATGATAACGCCTAGCATGTCAACAAATATGTCGTCTACAGATGCGAACGAAATAACTAACAGCACTGGAAGCCAACACAACAcctatcaaaataataatgtggGACCTGGTTACGCTACCCATCACTTATCTTCATCACATATGAATCACATTAATACACAAATTGGTGCATACTCTCGTGACTTTTTGTTACGTCGAGAAAATGATTATCTTTCAGCGTCTGCTGCCAGTCAACCTGGATCCGAAACTATGTTATTTCACCCTCACTCACATCATTCAATGCACGAGAACTTACAACATCATCCGTCGGCGACTTTATCTAATAGTCATTTTCAGCATCATCAGATGCGAATGGGTATGGACTATACACATCCTTATCAAGCAGCTTATCCGTCGGTGCACCACCATAACTTGGCCAATATACCAGTTAATCATGGAGGGTCTGGTGCATTTTTCCGTTATATGCGACACCATCCCACTCAAGTAAAACAAGAGATGCAATGCCTTTGGGTAGATTCAGAGCAACCCTTAATCTCTAATGTAAATCGCAAgccatgtaataaaatatttaattcaatgcaAGAAATTGTTACGCATTTAACAGTAGATCATGTCGGTGGCCCAGAATGTACAACGCATGCATGTTTTTGGCTTGGATGTACACGCAACGGAAGACCTTTTAAAGCTAAATATAAGCTAGTCAATCATATTAGAGTTCATACAGGCGAAAAGCCCTTCCCTTGTCCTTTTCCTGCGTGTGGAAAGGTATTTGCGAGatcggaaaatttaaaaatacacaaacgAACACATACCG